Genomic window (bacterium):
GTGGTGGTGGGAGAGGCCGAGGAGTTGGCCGCCGAGCTGGCCGCCGACATGGACGGTGGCCGAGTCAAGTCGCTCTACCGGGCGCCGCGGTTCCCCGACCTCGCGCTCACGCCGCCGCCGCGGTGGGATCTGGTCGATCTGCGCCACTACGCCACTCTGTCCGTGCAGTCGTGTCGCGGCTGTCCATACGATTGCGAGTTTTGCGACGTGGTGGCGCTCAACGGCCACAAGCCGCGCCACAAGTCGGCGGTCCAATTCATCGCCGAATTGGAATGCTTGCGTACCAAGGGGTGGCGCGGACCCGTGTTCATCGTGGACGACAACTTCATCGGCGACAAGCGGCGTTGCCGCGAACTACTGCACGCCCTTGTCGACTGGCGGACGCGCACGGGTGCACGCATGACTTTCCTTACCGAGGCCTCGGTCAACATGGCCGGCGAACCCGAGTTGCTGGAGCTCATGGTCGCCGCCGGCTTCAAGAAGGTCTTTCTGGGCCTGGAGACGCCCAGCACCGAGAGCCTGCGCGAGTGCCGAAAGCTGCAGAACCTGCGCGGCGACCTCGCCGAGAGCGTGCGGACCATCCAAGAGGCCGGCCTGGAGGTCATGAGCGGCTTCATCGTGGGCTTCGACAGCGACGAGACGGACATCTTTCAGCGCCAGTTCGAGTTCATCCAGAACGCCGGTGTCGTTACCGCCATGGTGGGTCTGCTGCAGGCGCTGCCACGCAGCCGCCTTTATCGGCGGCTGGCCGGCGAAGGGCGGTTGCGCAGCGTCAGCCGGGGCGACAATACGAGCGCCGTCTTCAATTTCGCGCCGCGACTTGATC
Coding sequences:
- a CDS encoding DUF4070 domain-containing protein, which gives rise to MNILLVEPRTPETFWSLRHALRFVGKRAANPPLGLLTVAGLLPRDWSYRLVDQNTNDLADADIRWADYVLVSAMVIHRDEVSELVRRCRAAGRPLIGGGPLFHAEADDDLGVEHVVVGEAEELAAELAADMDGGRVKSLYRAPRFPDLALTPPPRWDLVDLRHYATLSVQSCRGCPYDCEFCDVVALNGHKPRHKSAVQFIAELECLRTKGWRGPVFIVDDNFIGDKRRCRELLHALVDWRTRTGARMTFLTEASVNMAGEPELLELMVAAGFKKVFLGLETPSTESLRECRKLQNLRGDLAESVRTIQEAGLEVMSGFIVGFDSDETDIFQRQFEFIQNAGVVTAMVGLLQALPRSRLYRRLAGEGRLRSVSRGDNTSAVFNFAPRLDPEFLVENYRRLMCRLYEPRNYYRRIRTFLAAHRMRGPPEVLTWRDVGAIFKSFWIIGVIHRGRRAYWHFLAATLVRHPGQIGVAITLAITGHHFRLVAAGL